The DNA sequence GAGGTTTGTGGAGCAGACACGCTTCTAAAGTGCCTTGAAATAATCTGTCTGCCTCAGGCTGTTGATGATTAATCTGCATGCTGGTTTCACACCTCACACTGGTCTGGTCAGCTGACTAGGTGTGCCATGAAACCATTGCAGAATAAAACTAATCCTCTGGTGTCATTACAAATTTAGCCTGTGGCTTGGTCTGCAGTTCAACTATTTCTGACAAGGACtgtgaatgtttgtttttcttaatacACCGCACTAGTGAGTTTACTAAGAACTGGGGTAAACAAACACCTACACTGTATTAATTGTTTTTGTCTTgtcaattaaaatgaaaaaacactgCAGGATTGTCAGTCTGTGAAGCCcatttaaatatattgaataacattcttataataatgataataataattataataataataatagcagaGCACTAGCTGGCTTCATGCTGCATTTAGGGTACCAAGTTGTCCGGATGGCAAGGCCAGCCCGCATAGTCACTGTTAACACAACAGACATTTCGTGGTATTTCCAAACTGCGTTCTGTGTAATGAGAGTTTCAGTGTGGGAGTGGCACAGTCTGGGTTTGCTGTTACTGGGTCATTATAATGAAAACTCCATATTCTGCATCTTGTCTCCTTCCAACACCCTCCGTAAGTTTCCTGAAAAGCAGCCCGGAGTATTTTTAGGCACGTGTGAACAGTCCTCAGCAGTATCTGCCCCCTCTGTCATTCTCTTTTCCTCTCGCTCGCTCCCACTTTCTTGACTCAACTTACCAAAATGCTgtccaaacaaacatctgtcagTAGACTGGCAGATAAGAAAAAAGTTTCTCCCTCACCTCATCACTCTTCCCACTTTCCCCCGTCTGTTCTGTTGTCTTTAAGGCGGCTTCTTTTTTGAATTGTCCCAAAATGCCACCTCCCATCCACCCACATACCCTCCCTATCTCTTCCATAGTTTCTGTTATGTCTTTGTTTACCACTCTCACGCCTCTTTCGCTGTCTTCTCTGATTGACTTTTGACCCCCACCCATTTGATTTGCATCAGTTAGAGCAGCTAATCCAGGGAGGCATTTTGCAGTGTTTAGCCTCCATTCAGCAGTGGCAGTGGCTCATGTCTCCCCTTTCCTTAGCTCATAAGGTATTCTTAACAAATGGTTTTCTGTTACAGTTCACAGTTACTGATCTATGATCAAATACACAGTGGCAACATTCAAGGTTTATCAGCCAAACTGTTTGTGAATTTAGGTAACGTTTGACAGAAATTATGTTTCTAAAATTTAATGGAAATGCAATTATTTGATTGGTAACTCTATCTCTCCCCACAGTGGCTGCTAGGCCGACCCCGAAGGCTCCTACTGAAGACGGATTAATGACCCTGAACAGGAGGAGGGGCGCAGTCAAGCAGCCCAAGGTTCTTGTCATCAAGAACCATGAGTTCACCTCCACCTTCTTCCACCAACCCACCTTCTGCTCTGTCTGTAGAGACTTTCTCTGGTGAGATGCAAAAGTCCCTCTTTGTTAGATGGCAGCTGCcactattattattaaatcTTAGTTTTTCActggtgtatttttttttttaaatctcagtaGAGTCTCAGAGTGAGGCTATGAATGTTTTTCCTTCCACTTTATTTGAACATGACTAATCCAGAGGCAGCTAGTTTGCCTGTCTGTTTGCTTGCTTTTCTGCTTTGctttgtgtgcgtgcgtgtgttttATTTCACTGGTACAACTAGTCCATACTTTCAAATGTCTTTCTTAAAAGATtggttattttgttttgcttaatggaGCAGTTTAAGGGAattaaggggggaaaaaaaccctgtaAGAGTGCTATTGTGAGAATGAGTCACCTCCTAGGGAAATCCCACAAGGCTGTTATATCAGTGTCAGCAGCACTAATCTGTGAACCAAACTCCTCCTTGTACTCAAACTTCAGTATTATCTATATCTTGTAAAACAGGGAGGAGGAAGTCTGATGTTTGTTGAGTCTGTTGTATATGTATGACGCTGGTATTTTTACACCCATAGAGTTTCAATCTTATGACCTAAGATGGGAGGGGAATCTAGTTATCTCCACACGATCTAAAGTATATCACTATCATCAGCAGTCCTACAATTAAAATCATCCCGTGTACATTACTCTTTTACAGTATTAGCAGAGAATATTAGAATATATTCTCTAAATTGGATATATCTCAGCCATTTACCTTCTCCCTTTTTTCCCCATGCAGGGGGCTCAACAAGCAAGGATACAAATGCAAACGTGAGTGTTTCTTTGACTGTTACCAATTCATGTGGCGTCAGACTTGCACATAAACACCTTTCACCTCCAGGAAAAGGGGAACCATCAAAGTTGCAAGTGAATGGACTGTTAATATTTCAGTCTCACAGTTAACACAATATTTAtcgatttatttatttcacacagaaTGCAATGCAGCAATCCACAGGAAGTGCAGCGACAAAATCATTGGCAAGTGCACTCGAACAGCGACCAACAGTCGTGAGACTATGGTGAGCGAAGTTGTGTATGGACAAGTACAGTCACTCTGCTGGTTTCTTTTTATCATGAAATTGAGGatgattttgtattttatcttgTAGTAATATATCAGTGATACACTATTATGTCAACTAAACAGTCATTTTAAcactatacattttttttttgtctttacacGACCACATATCTTTGACTCAAATGAATACTCATCCAAACACATCCAACCAAACCTACAAACATCATCAGTATTGGATTCAGTGTTCAAATCAGTTGAAACGTGTGATTGCTTATTGTCTGTAGAAGTTCTGTGTGACTTTTACCGGCCACTCAAAAGCAGCTTAAACAGGCAAAACATATAATCTTGCGTGTTTTAATCGTCAGGTACCAGCATTCTCTGGGTTTAATGCTCTTCTTTGTGTCTGTAGTTCCAGAAAGAACGTTTCAATATTGACATGCCACATCGCTTTAAAACTTACAACTACAAGAGCCCCACCTTCTGTGACCACTGTGGAAGTCTACTGTGGGGTCTGTACAAGCAGGGCCTTAAATGTGAAGGTAAGTCTGATGTGTtgagtttctttgtttgttttgttgtttttttaatttttattaatatattttctaCTAACATTTTCTCTCTGAATCTTTTCCTTTGTTTGGGCCGTTCCGTTGTTGACTCCACTGACCAGACTGTGGCATGAACGTACATAGTGGCTGCACAAGCAAAGTGGGCAATCTTTGTGGAATCAACCAGAAACTACTAGCAGAGGCTTTGTCTCAAGTCTCCCAGGTTTGCACAGTCATTGGTTGAACATTGTATTAAAAAGCTaagaaaaactaattaaaaatatgaaagaatCTGTTGCCAAACTTCTTTTTCTCCATAGAAATCTGTGAAGAAATCTGATGACACCCCTGCACCAGATATTGGAATCTACCAAGATGTCAGAAATGCAACAGTGGACCCTAGTGGTGAGAAGCTTTCATTGTAGCACTGACTGTAATacaaagtttttctaaaatggtGTATCAGCTTTAGGGGACCTATTACTAGACCTGAGTGACGCTTTGTCTGCGGTATGCAGTTTTACCTCCTCTGCTTTTAAGGCCAGATGCTGTTTAAGCAAACTtttgcaaacagaaggtttgaacagcaggtgggagAAGCTGCTGTGCTCACAGTCAGAGCTGTCTGCCTGAGATGGCCATATTAACAATACACCCTCTAAATAACATAATTCAGAAACAAGAGTAAGAAAACACGATGTAAAGCAAATCTGAAACTCTAGCTTTTGGATCAAAGCAATTGCTTGCAAGTATAATAATGTCATTatctgcatatatatatatatatatatatatatatatatatatatatatatatatatatatataattcttTCCTTATTAATTATGTCTTTATTATCAACCTTAAAATGACCTTTTTGCTGTTTCAGTTTGCATGCATGTTTGTTTACAGGTTTGCATACTCATTTACTTaaagtttgcaaatgtgcattTACAGCAGGTGGCAATGGGAAGGGCCCTAGCGCTAGCCCTAGCCCTGCCCCAGCCCCAGCAACAACTACAGTTTCCCAGGTACGCCTCTCCCTCAACCAGCTAATATTCCACAAGGTTCTGGGAAAAGGCAGCTTTGGCAAGGTATGCTCCATGTTGCTGTCTTTAAATCTTTAAGTCTTTATCATGGACTGTAAGGCACCATAATGTTACACAGACTTGCATGTGAAAAGAATGTTTGCTtaagaaaataaactcaaaatactcctTCAATTGTCCACATGGGAATTTTTGCTGATGTAGATTAACTATGAACTATTATGTTGGTAATGGGagtaaaatattttgaaaaaacTGTATACAAAGTAAAAATTCACATGTTTTAGAAGACAAAACCATTAAAAGTAACATTACTAAGGAAAAGTGAAGATGTTTAAATTCAGATGAAGGGAACCTCTGAAAGGAAATCACTTTcataagggaaaaaaatctcatgtgctaatttcttttttctttttttttgttaatttaagtGTATAACTAAAgcacattttcatttacatgCCAGATGTAGTTTACCCCACTTTTGATCTTTAGTCTAGCTTATAAGATCTGTACAACCCCCCGCTGCTTCTGAAATGACTTCCTTCACTCTGCAATGGGAGCATTTGACTGCTTTCAAGCGCAATAAGAAGTTGTTCATCTGTCACCACAGATACCAGACATCATTTAACACACAGAATGATTTACAAGAAAAGGAGAaggcaaatttatttatatccagtCCCAGTGTGGGCATTGTGGGCTCTGCATTGAAGTGAAACATCTACACAGAAATGCAAAAACATagctcattttgttttgttatacTCTAGTTAATGAAGCAGGTGTGATTACCCTGATGATGTTACTGACAGTAATGCGGTTCTGACACCCCAGGTGATGCTTGCAGAGCTAAAGGGACAGGGCCTGTACTTTGCTGTGAAGGTCCTGAAGAAGGATGTCGTTCTCATGGATGACGATGTGGAGTGCACCATGGTGGAGAAAAGAGTCCTTTCCCTCGCCTGGAACAACCCTTTTCTCACTCATCTCTATGCCACATTCCAGTCAAAAGTAAGTGCACACATGCTAAACACCTCTGCTAGTAAAGTTCATAAAACATCTTCTCTGATGTGGAGTCTTCCAGGCTGCAGCAATAAGAGTCACAGTTCCAAGCTGTCATTAAAGGCTGCATCCTCAACAGTTCAATTCtttcaatttgttttaaaataaacactgttttaACAGCGGTTCAGTTCAAAGGAACACACAGCAGTGGTAAAATATTGAATTTATCTGCACAACAGCTATGGGTATAGAAAACAACACCTGTAATGCCTGTAATTCATTATCTGTATTAAATTTAGTGCCATGCAATAGGTAGTAAGTAAGTAATAACTGATGAGAGCCAGTCAGGCAGCGAGCCTTGGCATCtatataattattttaaaatgttagttTTTCTGCCTGTCAAGACTTAATGACCCTGTGTTAATATAAAACTCTTTTAAGGTTTTTGGAACTTCTTAATTGTCAGATTAGTGTGGACTCTCGGCGTACCGAGAAAATGGATTAGTGTGAGCAACTTACCCCGCTCTCCATATCTCCTTTACGTCTGCTGGTTAACTTACGATAATGTATTATTTGCACAGGAGCACCTCTTCTTTGTAATGGAGTACTTGAATGGAGGTGACTTGATGTTTCACATCCAAGACAAGGGCCGATTTGATCTCAACAGAGCTACGTGAGTACATGGGGATacagtgttttaaaaaaggaagaaaagaaaaaaagctacaAGTGTTGTATGAGTTATCATTTTCAGCGTCATTAGGTCTTAAATCGTACTAAAACTGTGTTATTTCCTCAACTTTTAGATTCTATGCTGCTGAGATTATAGTGGGACTGCAATTCCTCCACTCAAAGGGAATTATCTACAGGTAAAATCCCACAGGCTCTCTGTACTCCTTCCTGCATTCTCTGCATTCAGTCTGCTACTGCAGCAGAGTAAACGGAAATTTCGTTTTAGATTACATGGCTTCAAACTGAATTTACTGTGACAGTCCTACATTGTTTAAATATCATCCTATATCTGTTTACAGAGACCTGAAGCTGGACAATGTGATGCTGGACAAGGACGGACACATAAAGATAGCAGACTTTGGCATGTGCAAAGAGAATGTCTTTGGAGATGTCAAAGCAAGCACATTCTGTGGGACACCAGATTATATCGCACCGGAGGTTAGTTTGCCTGGCTAAGGGTTCAATACCTTACTTTTCCATCAAAATCTTTCATCTTTTTATAAAAGCCACAATCTGTATGCCATTCGGGTGGCAACCTGAATTGTTTGTTTGCAGTCTCTTTGTAATACTATGTAACAAGAACAGAACACTCCAGACATCACATTTCCTCATTCTTCTTCCATGCTTCTGATCAATTTGTCTCTTATCTCAGATCCTGTGTGGACAGAAGTACACATTCTCAGTGGACTGGTGGTCTTTTGGTGTCCTGGTGTATGAGATGCTAATTGGTCAGTCGCCATTCCAAGGTGACGATGAGGATGAGCTCTTTGAATCCATCAGGTCGGACATTCCTCACTACCCTCGGTGGATCTCCAAGGAGTCCAAGAGCCTGCTTGACCtggtaaaaatataaattaataaattactAGGCAAACATGTGTATTATGGAATTATAGTTACATAATGAGATCTATTGTGTTCTGTTATTATTTCAGTTGTTTGAGCGAGATCCCACTCGCAGATTGGGTGTTGTGGGGGACATCCGAGGACACCCATTCTTCAAAAACATTAACTGGACAGCACTGGAGAGGAGACAAGTGGAGCCTCCTTTCAAGCCTAAAGTGGTATGGGCCTAAAATTTTGGTTTTAATTAACATTAGTTCACAGCTATTAATTAGAGCTGTCATTAAATATAATTGCTTGCCTCTGGGATATCAGATacctcatctttttttttcttttttactttaacCTGACTAAATGCCTAACCTCCCACCAACAGAAATCTCCCAGTGACCACAGCAACTTTGATCGTGAGTTCCTGAATGAGAAGCCGCGTCTCTCCCATGCTGACAAAAACCTCATTGATTCTATGGACCAGGCAGCTTTCGCTGGCTTTTCCTTCATCAACCCTAAACTGGAACCCATAATAACCaaataagaaagtaaaaacgGCATCCTCAGATGGCTCATCACTTCCAGCAAGCTTCTTACCCAATTCCCTTTGTCTTCATGTGGTGGAGGGCCTGAGCTTGACAatgaagtttttttgttttgttttgttttttcagttccCCAAAAGAGGAAAAGATCAAATAAAACCAAGATGTTGTTGGAAGCTAAAAGTGTAATAATATCTCAGCTATCAAACTTGTACAGGTGTATAAAAGAGTGTCTAGAAATTAAGGGAGTTTCTTCAGAAACCAGTGTTACCATTATCAGTCTGGGGACGGGTGTGTGTAGTAGAATATATTCAATCTTTGGGcacttttctttcccttttccaCGTGATCACACTTTGAATCTATATGTATCATTTAGTGTACTGTATCATAAGTTTTTATTCACAGACAGAAATGCAGCACCTTTGTTTAGTCATAGAAATTAATACACCTAGCATTGCTTAGTCAAaccgtgtttgtgtttgtgtttgtgtgaaagacAGAGTGTGTGTGGTGCATGCATAAGAGCCTGTGGGTGCGTGCAGGTATTTTTGTATGTAAATGGTGCCTCTGTAGCCAGTAACATTAGCTGTTGGTGTACGAATTCTCAGCTGGTCCAGGTAAAGGTGCCGTGAATTTAAGTCTAGCtgaaataaagttgtttttttgttttgttttttttgtttttaaatgctagAATTGAAATTTTCCCTCACTGACTGCACTCTTGTTTAGAAACTAGACATGCATTACCCACAGTGTCACatctacttttttaaaaaaaatgcacatgaTACCCACTTTTCTTGTGTTATTTATCCAACACTGGTGTTAAAACTCATTCTTTACCTCAGACTCAAGCGCGGGGAGGGGGGTCACTGTAAGGACAGATCTTTAATATGTCTTATATTACTTGAATGCAGGAATTTTAACATGGAAATAATATTGCTGTATATGGAAGATTAAAATGTATGTTACTATGAGCTTTCTGTAAGTTATGGGTGGACTTATTTTTTACTCTCCTCATCTTTTACATTTGATTCTGAATAAATATACTGTAAACTCAtgccttttcttctgctttaaATCCATTTTGCATCCCAGTTATTTTTGGTACAGGTTAAGAAAACGTTTACTTGGTTCACGTGCACCTCTGTACTACTGGCATTGTGTTAGGAAAAGACCTGTGGTAATTTACCGCCACCTAGCGATCAGGTGTTTTTATTGCAGCTTAACGTGCCTtagggggaggaaaaaaaaaaggcgagGAAACGTTCATGCAGCGCGCTCGCCTTTTTATGACCTGTCCTCGTCCTCTGTCCCCCACCCCGCCCCGACGCATTTCGGTGTTTTAAGTCTTAGTGCAAACTGTGGACAAACAGCAAACAAGAGACGGGAAACTGAAAGCTGCACTGGGAGGCAAACGTGTTCAACTTGTTCggagatttgcctctctatgcAAACAGCCTTAAGCCTAATGCAGCGTTAAAGTTGCAggccattttaaaaagaaaaaacgacCCAACCcagatgacaaattaaaaataacacgATCAAAAAGATAAATTGAAAAATGCGGCACGGTTAACAAATACTTTCTCATTCAGCAGCAGATTTATTTGTGGAAACCCAAATTCCTTCTCGTCTAGTCGAAAGCTTTTAGTGCAAGGCAGCTCCACACTGGAATAAAAATCACCAGAtaaattttgaaaataaatgcgTGCCCCCCTCCCCCAGTCCCCGTCACTTAAATTTATTCACGGCTCTGCGATTGTTTCGACTGTTTGTGCAAGATCCGATCGCCTCTCTGTGGCCAACATTTACTGTATTATTTCcacctgaaaaagaaaaaataaacgcttttaaaaatatttgtagGCATCCGTAAGGCTGGTCTATTGTGGGGGATTATATGAGGCAGTTGCCTTTATATGATCCAAGTGAGCggcaaaatgtgttttagatACCGGGTGAGGCTTGAAGAGCTGAAGACGGGTTTATCGAAGCGAGGTGTACACTTGTTTCATAAGGAAAGCGCCTTTCTTGCACAAAATAGGTAGACTTTGTGCGCTACACTCAGTGTCAGCGCATATTTCCAGCAGTTTCTCCCGCCctctcccccccaaaaaagaaccaaaaaaaaaaaaaaaaaacacacacacaaaaaacaaaaacggctTGGCATCCTTGCGCAGCTTGAGTACCCTGACAGCAAAGACGCGTAGAATTGTATCCTTCAGTGTGATTATCCATTTTAAAAGTACGGGACGTATGTCAGGCATTGTGTGTGAGCTTATTTCATTTACTTAACAGATATTACAGTGAATGGAAATAAACCAACTCGAGGTCATCTTCAATAACACAGCCGATAGCCTACTTCAATACAGAATGAATTGCTTTTCTTTTGTAGCAGAAAAAGAAACCTATTCCACTTATCGAAATTGTGTCGATTATACGTGCAATTAATTCCGGCTCAGCCATTAACTAAGTGTTGATTCCGCCGGGTATAAAAAAAAGCCCTTTAACGGCTGGTGAGGCTGACCCTCCCCTTCTGCACGAACACGGCAAACATTTAGCTTTTTGTGTTATAGATTTGAGTCTTCACTCCTGTtgtgtgtcatttttattgtgtgtgtgaagaTGGAAGTCAGTGTGATGTAGCCAGGCTCAGAGGCATATAGGCGGCAGAACATGCGCAGTGGCCGCTCGTGCCATATTGGAATGAGGTCGTGAACGAGAACTGCGTTAAGCTAACGGCACGCTGCCGAAGCAAAGCCGGAAGTATCTGCGGATTAATCCTCGTCACAGCAAAAGCTCGTTGCTCGGGCAACGGCTGTAAAGCGGTGGCTCGTGAAGgcggttttattgtgaaacgTCCCACCGGGGCCTCGGCTTTTTATTCGCGCTACGCTAACGCTGCTGAGAGCGAGCAGGCGGAGAGGATCGGCATCTAAAAAGCGACTTGGAAAAACTACTTAGCGGTAAGGGGCCGATTTTGCGACTAAATATTCACTTGGTCCGTGTTGTTGCGCACAAATTCCTAGCGATGTTTTGTGCTGGGGTGGCGCATTCGCCTTTTTTCCCGTCTCTCAAAAAGATGAGTCGGGTTCGGTCGAGTGTAAGCGCCCTTATTGCTCGTCAGCCTGCTCTTATTGCTCAAGCCGTGACGTTCAGTAACTTGACTCGGACACAGGCGGTTTTAAACCATGTGTCCGAGAAGTCCCGCACGGCCGTTACACGCTTACCCTcgtgttttttaatttattacacGGAAATTGAGCACATTTCTCCGGCTGTCTGTGTCATGTTCCGCTCAGTGTGAAAGTTAGACCGTTGGCGctgtagtctctctctctctctctctctgcaaagCCATTGCGTTGATggcccatctctctctctccctctctgaaTGCTGCGGTTAGTCGGAACAAGCGGCGCAATCTTAAGCTAGTTACAGTTCAAGGACCGTGTGGAAGTGTCCACGGATGTGCCC is a window from the Pelmatolapia mariae isolate MD_Pm_ZW linkage group LG5, Pm_UMD_F_2, whole genome shotgun sequence genome containing:
- the LOC134627221 gene encoding protein kinase C delta type-like, which encodes MPPFLRITLSNYDVGALSPLSDAPICAIRIKESIDTERGKTLVQRKPTMYPPWKSNFDAHIKEGRVLEVVLMQSTEEPLAKATMGVSVLAERCKSKSRGSGRAEFWVDLQPSGKIQMAVQFFLEDGDAVAARPTPKAPTEDGLMTLNRRRGAVKQPKVLVIKNHEFTSTFFHQPTFCSVCRDFLWGLNKQGYKCKQCNAAIHRKCSDKIIGKCTRTATNSRETMFQKERFNIDMPHRFKTYNYKSPTFCDHCGSLLWGLYKQGLKCEDCGMNVHSGCTSKVGNLCGINQKLLAEALSQVSQKSVKKSDDTPAPDIGIYQDVRNATVDPSAGGNGKGPSASPSPAPAPATTTVSQVRLSLNQLIFHKVLGKGSFGKVMLAELKGQGLYFAVKVLKKDVVLMDDDVECTMVEKRVLSLAWNNPFLTHLYATFQSKEHLFFVMEYLNGGDLMFHIQDKGRFDLNRATFYAAEIIVGLQFLHSKGIIYRDLKLDNVMLDKDGHIKIADFGMCKENVFGDVKASTFCGTPDYIAPEILCGQKYTFSVDWWSFGVLVYEMLIGQSPFQGDDEDELFESIRSDIPHYPRWISKESKSLLDLLFERDPTRRLGVVGDIRGHPFFKNINWTALERRQVEPPFKPKVKSPSDHSNFDREFLNEKPRLSHADKNLIDSMDQAAFAGFSFINPKLEPIITK